In Paenibacillus phoenicis, one genomic interval encodes:
- a CDS encoding putative DNA-binding protein, which translates to MSQENRLEKTNRINLLFDFYEALLTEKQQTFLKYYFLDDFSLGEIAAEFEISRQAVYEHIKRAEGMLETYEEKLGLLKKHEARSLVLSRLGQLVEDSDMSPLHKETARNLLREAEQL; encoded by the coding sequence ATGAGTCAGGAGAATAGGCTTGAGAAGACAAACCGGATCAACCTTTTGTTTGACTTCTATGAAGCGCTGCTGACGGAGAAGCAGCAGACGTTCTTGAAATATTATTTTCTCGATGATTTCTCGCTGGGCGAAATTGCCGCTGAGTTCGAGATCAGCCGTCAGGCGGTATATGAACATATCAAACGGGCTGAAGGCATGCTGGAAACGTACGAGGAGAAGCTGGGTCTGCTGAAGAAGCACGAAGCGCGGAGCCTCGTGTTGTCCCGGTTAGGGCAACTGGTCGAAGACAGCGACATGTCCCCGTTACATAAAGAAACCGCAAGAAATTTGCTTCGCGAGGCGGAGCAATTGTAA
- the ffh gene encoding signal recognition particle protein: MAFEGLTSRLQSVFSKLRGKGKVSEDDVNEAMREVRLALLEADVNFKVVKEFIAKVKEKAVGKEVMDSFTPGMVIIDIVNKELTELMGGSQAKLARSNRPPTVVMMAGLQGAGKTTTSAKLAKLLLKENHRPLLVAGDIYRPAAIKQLQVLGEQIKVPVFTLPEGNSPVEIARQALQHAKDNGNDYVLIDTAGRLHVDEELMQELRQIHEVTKPDEVLLVVDAMTGQDAVNVAESFNQQLTLTGVVLTKLDGDTRGGAALSVKAVTGCPIKFAALGEKIDALEPFHPERMASRILGMGDMLSLIEKAQANIDAEKAKEMERKMRNAEFTFEDFLEQMEQVKKLGPLDQLMDMIPGMGKMKQMQNVKVDEKQMSRVEAIVHSMTKEEKQNPDMINHSRRKRIAAGSGTTLADVNRLIKQFDEMRRVMKQFSDMMGPKGKGNKMLKQLSKAGKGMRFPFR, encoded by the coding sequence ATGGCATTTGAAGGTTTGACAAGCCGTTTACAGAGCGTGTTCAGCAAGCTTCGCGGCAAGGGCAAAGTTTCCGAGGACGATGTGAACGAAGCGATGCGTGAGGTTCGCCTCGCGTTGCTGGAAGCGGACGTCAACTTTAAAGTCGTCAAGGAATTCATCGCCAAGGTGAAGGAGAAGGCGGTCGGCAAAGAGGTGATGGACAGCTTTACGCCGGGCATGGTCATCATCGATATCGTCAACAAAGAGCTGACCGAGCTGATGGGCGGAAGCCAAGCCAAGCTGGCTCGCAGCAATCGGCCGCCAACTGTCGTGATGATGGCGGGTCTGCAAGGGGCTGGGAAGACGACAACCTCGGCGAAGCTGGCCAAGCTGCTGCTGAAGGAGAATCACCGGCCGCTGCTGGTCGCAGGGGACATTTACCGTCCGGCGGCAATCAAGCAGCTGCAGGTGCTCGGCGAGCAGATCAAAGTGCCGGTGTTTACGTTGCCGGAGGGCAACAGCCCGGTCGAAATCGCCCGTCAGGCGTTGCAGCATGCGAAGGATAACGGCAACGACTACGTGCTGATTGATACCGCAGGCCGGCTGCATGTGGACGAAGAGCTGATGCAGGAGCTGCGGCAAATCCATGAAGTGACGAAGCCGGACGAAGTCTTGCTGGTTGTGGACGCCATGACCGGTCAGGACGCGGTTAACGTTGCGGAGAGCTTCAATCAACAGCTGACGCTCACCGGTGTCGTGTTGACCAAGCTCGACGGCGATACCCGCGGCGGTGCGGCGTTGTCGGTTAAGGCCGTAACCGGCTGTCCGATCAAGTTTGCCGCGCTTGGCGAGAAGATCGATGCGCTGGAACCGTTCCATCCGGAACGGATGGCATCGCGGATTCTTGGCATGGGCGACATGCTGTCGCTGATTGAGAAAGCCCAAGCCAACATCGACGCGGAAAAAGCGAAGGAAATGGAACGGAAAATGCGCAATGCGGAGTTTACGTTCGAGGATTTCCTGGAGCAAATGGAGCAGGTGAAGAAGCTGGGCCCGCTGGATCAGCTCATGGACATGATCCCCGGCATGGGCAAGATGAAGCAGATGCAGAACGTCAAGGTGGACGAGAAGCAAATGAGCCGGGTAGAGGCCATCGTGCATTCGATGACCAAAGAGGAGAAGCAGAATCCCGATATGATCAATCACAGCCGGCGCAAACGGATCGCTGCAGGCAGCGGAACCACGCTCGCCGACGTCAACCGCTTGATCAAGCAATTTGACGAGATGCGCCGCGTGATGAAGCAGTTCTCCGACATGATGGGGCCGAAAGGCAAAGGTAACAAAATGTTAAAGCAATTAAGCAAGGCTGGCAAAGGGATGAGATTCCCTTTCCGTTAA
- the ftsY gene encoding signal recognition particle-docking protein FtsY, whose amino-acid sequence MSFFKKLRESIASKTESVTKQFRDGLEKSRKGFVEKVTELVTRRKKIDEEFFEELEEILIGADVGVNTVMKLIDDLQAEVKQRRIENASELQPLLSEKLTQLLRGDEDSEMHLNPDGISVILFVGVNGVGKTTTIGKLAHFYKQQGKKVILAAGDTFRAGAIEQLEVWGNRVGVDVIKQQAGSDPAAVMFDAVQAAKQRGADILLCDTAGRLQNKSNLMEELNKIYRVIQREIPGAPHEVLMVLDATTGQNALSQAKLFGEKSGVTGLVLTKLDGTAKGGIVIAIRQELSLPVKFVGLGEKMEDLQKFDSEQFVHGLFAGLIAEEEEAEGEPNEA is encoded by the coding sequence ATGAGTTTCTTTAAGAAACTGAGAGAAAGCATTGCATCTAAAACGGAATCCGTAACGAAACAGTTCCGGGACGGGCTGGAGAAAAGCCGGAAAGGCTTTGTTGAAAAAGTGACAGAGCTCGTAACCCGGCGCAAAAAAATCGATGAGGAATTTTTCGAAGAGCTGGAGGAAATTTTGATTGGCGCCGATGTTGGCGTGAACACCGTAATGAAGCTGATCGATGATCTGCAGGCCGAAGTGAAGCAGCGCCGGATCGAGAACGCCTCGGAGCTCCAGCCGCTGCTCTCCGAGAAGCTGACCCAGCTGCTGCGCGGGGATGAGGACAGCGAAATGCATTTGAACCCGGACGGGATCAGCGTCATTTTGTTCGTTGGCGTTAATGGGGTCGGTAAAACGACGACGATCGGTAAGTTGGCCCATTTCTATAAGCAACAGGGTAAGAAGGTCATCCTGGCTGCCGGCGACACCTTCCGTGCAGGGGCGATTGAGCAGCTCGAGGTTTGGGGCAATCGAGTTGGAGTGGATGTCATCAAGCAACAGGCCGGCTCTGATCCGGCAGCGGTGATGTTCGACGCGGTTCAAGCCGCCAAGCAGCGTGGGGCCGATATTCTGCTGTGCGATACCGCGGGACGGCTGCAGAACAAGTCGAACCTGATGGAGGAGCTGAACAAGATTTACCGCGTCATCCAGCGCGAAATTCCAGGCGCTCCGCATGAGGTGCTGATGGTGCTTGATGCAACAACAGGGCAAAACGCGCTTAGCCAAGCCAAGCTGTTTGGCGAGAAGAGCGGCGTGACCGGTCTCGTGCTCACGAAGCTGGATGGCACGGCTAAAGGCGGTATTGTCATCGCCATCCGTCAAGAGCTCAGCCTTCCGGTGAAATTCGTTGGACTAGGCGAGAAGATGGAAGATCTCCAAAAATTCGATTCCGAGCAATTCGTGCATGGGTTGTTTGCCGGCTTGATTGCTGAGGAGGAAGAAGCTGAAGGGGAACCCAATGAGGCTTAA
- the rpsP gene encoding 30S ribosomal protein S16 produces MAVRIRLKRIGAHKAPFYRIVVSNSRSPRDGRFIEEIGYYNPVAEPAVVNIDEEKALKWLQDGAQASDTVRNLLSKAGVMKKFHELRQQK; encoded by the coding sequence GTGGCAGTTCGTATTCGTTTGAAACGTATTGGTGCTCATAAAGCTCCTTTCTACCGTATCGTGGTTTCGAATTCCCGTTCCCCGCGTGACGGTCGTTTTATCGAGGAGATTGGTTACTACAACCCGGTTGCTGAGCCGGCCGTAGTCAACATCGATGAAGAGAAAGCATTGAAATGGCTCCAAGACGGTGCACAAGCATCCGATACCGTTCGCAATCTGCTGAGCAAAGCAGGCGTTATGAAGAAATTCCATGAGCTTAGACAGCAGAAATAA
- the rimM gene encoding ribosome maturation factor RimM (Essential for efficient processing of 16S rRNA) yields the protein MSDSLLTVGKIVNTHGIRGELRVLLQTDFPEVRFAPKSRLLIVHPETGERLEVTVQSARPYKQMYIVKFVEFSNINDVERFKGRDLKVSKAESVELPENEYYFHEIIGCRVVSDEGEELGEIVEILRPGANDVWVAKLPNGKQLLLPVIDDVVLDVNVKEKIITVHMMEGLL from the coding sequence ATGTCGGATTCATTGTTAACGGTAGGCAAAATCGTAAATACACACGGGATACGCGGGGAGCTTCGCGTGCTGTTGCAGACGGACTTTCCGGAGGTGCGCTTTGCTCCGAAAAGCCGGCTCCTGATCGTTCATCCCGAAACCGGGGAACGGCTGGAGGTCACCGTACAATCGGCGCGGCCTTACAAACAGATGTATATTGTCAAATTCGTCGAATTCTCCAACATCAACGATGTGGAAAGGTTCAAAGGCCGTGACTTGAAGGTGAGCAAGGCGGAATCGGTGGAGCTTCCGGAAAACGAATATTATTTCCATGAAATCATCGGCTGCAGAGTTGTTTCCGATGAGGGGGAAGAGTTAGGTGAAATCGTGGAGATTTTGCGGCCCGGCGCCAATGACGTTTGGGTGGCCAAGCTGCCAAACGGTAAACAGCTGCTGCTTCCGGTGATCGATGACGTTGTATTGGACGTCAACGTGAAGGAGAAAATCATTACAGTGCATATGATGGAAGGACTGTTGTAG
- the smc gene encoding chromosome segregation protein SMC, with protein MFLKRIELAGFKSFADKTEMEFVRGITAVVGPNGSGKSNISDGIRWVLGEQSAKSLRGGKMEDIIFAGSDARKAVNYSEVSLTLDNTDQALPLDFSEVTVTRRVHRSGDSEYFINKQPCRLKDITELFMDTGIGKEAYSIIGQGRIEEILSTRSEDRRGIFEEASGIVKYKSRKRDARRKLDETEQNLLRINDLVSELEDQIEPLKEQSEKALKYKELREQLKNKEISLYVHQIEQIHESWSEANAKLAKLQEEQLALSTVVSAHDAKLESDRLALRQVEDQIELLQSQLLEYSESYEKSEGYGEVLKERAKNLTQNREQLLQSLEISEERFAQRQQEKEQLAAKFAAAEQQLHELRNELAAEEAKLIGVTGGISQAQEDGLKGQLLDIMNQMAQARNEIHYAEQQKESVKRRMERAEEEGVKWTEELERLKARKAELEKVLDKLGKEIADLRGQYIQESERVNSLQKLVEESQSNIRKWEQKREALVSRRDTMKEMEDDYDGFVLGVKEVLKAAKRSTLSGVHGAVAELIRVPEKLEVAVETALGAAMQHIVMENEAVSRQAIAFLKQRQLGRATFLPLDVIRPRQISAADKRLLEEADGFIGIGADLVGYEPRYENIVGSLLGNVVFASDLERANKMAARLQYRFRIVTLEGDVVNAGGSMTGGSQHRKNSNLLGRKRQLDQLAGDIRESEEMLDKLRKGLADVRSQLAKAESELTRLREAGDAKRVEEQECAGDLKQIDHEWRRVSEQFELYGQEKGHYLKELEELEATKTAAEARLVELEKEEQTVQQSIRAAEFARKASESAKEELQDLLTGLKVREGKLDQECQSLREQLRRAEEEFKVQERELGQTRTILQSIEADLKQNEEQTVKQREELNDFKLKKERASEQLELERASRAVLVKKLEEGESETKEQRLGLKAVEEQLRQTEIQANRLDVELDNILRKLSEDYELSYELAKQRYAVPEDVPQTQADVKELKRQITLLGEVNLGAIEEYNRVSERYQFLSEQKNDLVEAKTTLYQVIREMDEEMSKRFKTTFDAIRREFVIVFSKLFGGGRADLILVDPDNLLDTGIDVVAQPPGKKLQNLQLLSGGERALTAMALLFAILQVKPVPFCVLDEVEAALDEANVVRFAQYLREFSEQTQFIVVTHRKGTMEEADVLYGVTMEEGGVSKLVSVKLEDEDTVEIA; from the coding sequence ATGTTTTTGAAACGGATAGAGTTAGCGGGCTTCAAATCGTTCGCCGATAAGACGGAGATGGAATTCGTCCGCGGAATTACCGCCGTGGTTGGACCTAACGGCAGCGGTAAGAGTAACATCTCCGACGGGATCCGCTGGGTGCTCGGGGAGCAAAGCGCCAAGTCGCTGCGCGGCGGGAAGATGGAAGATATCATTTTTGCCGGCAGTGACGCGCGCAAGGCCGTGAATTACAGTGAGGTATCGCTGACGTTGGACAACACCGATCAAGCGTTGCCGCTTGACTTCAGCGAAGTGACGGTGACCCGGCGAGTCCATCGCAGCGGCGACAGTGAATACTTCATCAACAAGCAGCCCTGCAGGCTGAAGGATATCACCGAGCTGTTTATGGACACGGGGATCGGGAAGGAAGCGTACTCTATCATCGGGCAGGGCCGGATTGAGGAAATTTTGAGCACACGCTCGGAGGACCGCCGCGGCATTTTTGAAGAGGCTTCGGGGATTGTGAAATACAAGAGCCGCAAACGCGACGCCCGCCGCAAGCTGGATGAAACCGAGCAGAACCTGCTTCGCATCAACGACTTGGTGTCCGAGCTGGAGGATCAGATCGAGCCGCTGAAGGAGCAGTCGGAGAAAGCCCTGAAGTACAAGGAATTGCGTGAGCAATTAAAAAATAAAGAAATTTCGCTATATGTGCATCAGATCGAGCAAATCCATGAATCGTGGAGCGAGGCCAACGCCAAGCTGGCCAAGCTGCAGGAGGAGCAGCTGGCGCTGTCGACCGTTGTTTCCGCGCATGATGCCAAATTGGAGAGCGACCGGCTGGCCCTTCGTCAGGTTGAGGATCAAATCGAACTGCTGCAAAGTCAGCTGCTCGAATACAGCGAAAGCTACGAGAAAAGCGAAGGCTACGGCGAAGTGCTGAAGGAACGCGCTAAAAATCTGACGCAAAATCGCGAGCAGCTGCTTCAATCGCTGGAGATTAGTGAAGAGCGGTTCGCCCAGCGGCAGCAGGAAAAGGAGCAGCTGGCAGCCAAATTCGCCGCAGCGGAGCAGCAGCTTCATGAACTGCGTAATGAGCTGGCGGCCGAAGAGGCGAAGCTGATCGGGGTGACCGGCGGCATCAGCCAAGCGCAGGAGGACGGCCTGAAAGGCCAACTGCTGGACATCATGAACCAGATGGCGCAAGCGCGCAACGAGATCCATTATGCTGAACAGCAGAAGGAAAGCGTGAAACGCCGGATGGAACGCGCGGAAGAGGAAGGCGTCAAATGGACGGAGGAGCTGGAACGGCTCAAAGCGCGCAAGGCTGAACTGGAGAAGGTGCTAGACAAGCTGGGCAAAGAGATTGCCGATTTGCGCGGACAGTACATCCAGGAAAGCGAACGCGTGAATTCGCTGCAGAAGCTTGTGGAAGAAAGCCAAAGCAACATCCGCAAATGGGAACAGAAGCGCGAAGCGTTGGTTTCCCGCCGCGACACGATGAAGGAGATGGAGGACGACTACGACGGGTTTGTCTTGGGCGTTAAGGAAGTGCTCAAGGCGGCCAAACGGTCGACGTTGTCCGGTGTCCACGGTGCTGTCGCGGAGCTGATTCGGGTGCCGGAGAAGCTTGAAGTCGCCGTAGAGACGGCGCTAGGCGCTGCGATGCAGCATATCGTCATGGAAAACGAAGCGGTGTCGCGGCAGGCGATCGCCTTTCTGAAGCAGCGGCAGCTGGGCCGAGCGACCTTCCTTCCGCTCGACGTAATTCGTCCGCGCCAGATTTCCGCAGCGGACAAACGTCTACTGGAGGAAGCGGACGGATTCATCGGCATTGGAGCCGATCTGGTGGGCTACGAGCCGAGGTATGAGAACATTGTCGGCAGCTTGCTCGGTAATGTCGTCTTTGCCAGCGATCTGGAGCGGGCGAACAAAATGGCCGCACGGCTGCAATACCGCTTCCGGATCGTGACGCTGGAAGGCGATGTCGTGAATGCCGGCGGTTCGATGACCGGGGGCAGCCAGCATCGCAAGAACAGCAACCTGCTGGGGCGTAAACGCCAGCTCGACCAGCTTGCCGGCGATATTCGCGAAAGCGAGGAAATGCTGGACAAGCTGCGCAAAGGGTTGGCAGACGTACGCAGTCAGCTGGCCAAGGCCGAAAGCGAGTTAACGCGACTGCGGGAAGCCGGCGATGCCAAACGGGTAGAGGAGCAAGAATGCGCCGGTGATTTGAAACAGATCGACCACGAATGGCGCCGTGTCTCCGAGCAGTTTGAGCTCTATGGCCAGGAGAAAGGCCACTACCTGAAAGAGCTCGAGGAGCTTGAAGCGACGAAGACCGCAGCGGAAGCGCGACTCGTTGAGCTGGAGAAAGAAGAGCAAACGGTGCAGCAGTCGATCCGGGCAGCCGAGTTCGCGCGTAAAGCTAGCGAATCGGCCAAGGAGGAGCTGCAGGATTTGCTGACCGGGCTCAAGGTCCGGGAAGGCAAGCTGGATCAGGAATGCCAGTCGCTGCGTGAGCAGCTGCGCCGCGCGGAGGAAGAGTTCAAGGTGCAGGAGCGTGAGCTGGGGCAGACCCGCACGATCCTGCAGTCGATTGAAGCGGACCTGAAGCAAAACGAGGAGCAGACCGTGAAGCAACGGGAAGAGCTCAACGACTTTAAGCTGAAGAAGGAACGGGCCAGCGAACAGCTGGAGCTGGAACGCGCTTCGCGCGCCGTGCTTGTGAAGAAGCTGGAGGAAGGCGAAAGCGAAACGAAAGAGCAGCGGCTTGGGCTCAAGGCCGTAGAGGAGCAGTTGCGCCAGACAGAAATCCAGGCGAACCGCCTCGACGTGGAGCTGGATAACATTCTGCGCAAGCTGTCTGAGGATTACGAGCTGAGCTACGAGCTGGCGAAGCAGCGTTACGCCGTGCCGGAGGATGTGCCGCAGACCCAGGCCGACGTGAAGGAGCTGAAGCGGCAGATCACGTTGCTTGGGGAAGTGAATCTCGGCGCGATCGAGGAATACAACCGCGTGTCGGAACGTTATCAGTTCCTCAGCGAGCAGAAGAATGATCTCGTCGAAGCGAAAACGACGTTGTACCAGGTAATCCGCGAAATGGACGAGGAGATGTCCAAACGCTTCAAAACGACGTTTGACGCCATTCGCCGCGAATTTGTGATCGTCTTCTCGAAGCTGTTCGGCGGCGGGCGGGCGGATTTGATCTTGGTCGATCCGGACAACCTGCTGGACACAGGGATCGATGTGGTGGCTCAGCCGCCGGGCAAGAAGCTGCAAAACCTGCAGCTGCTCTCCGGCGGGGAGCGGGCATTAACAGCGATGGCGCTGCTGTTTGCGATTTTGCAGGTGAAGCCGGTGCCGTTCTGCGTGCTCGACGAGGTCGAGGCGGCGCTGGACGAAGCCAACGTGGTCCGTTTTGCCCAGTACTTGCGCGAATTTTCGGAGCAAACCCAGTTTATCGTGGTGACTCACCGCAAAGGCACGATGGAAGAAGCCGACGTGCTGTACGGGGTGACCATGGAGGAAGGCGGCGTGTCCAAGCTCGTTTCGGTGAAGCTGGAGGACGAAGATACGGTCGAAATCGCTTAA
- the trhA gene encoding PAQR family membrane homeostasis protein TrhA, protein MANTHTYDRREEIANAITHGIGALLSVAGLVLLIVFSSMKGTAWHVVSFTIYGASMLLLYLCSTLVHSFKEGKLKDLFEFFDHSSIYIYIAGTYTPFLLVAVRGPLGWSLFGTVWGIALLGVVFKAFFVKRFLFLSTFFYLIMGWLIVIAWGPLTAAMPHQGIVLLVAGGLAYTLGTIFYVWRGFPYHHAIWHLFVLGGSVTHFFAILLYLLPNH, encoded by the coding sequence ATGGCCAATACACATACGTATGACCGCCGTGAGGAAATTGCCAACGCGATCACTCACGGCATCGGCGCCTTGCTCAGTGTGGCAGGATTAGTGCTGTTGATCGTTTTTTCCAGCATGAAGGGCACAGCTTGGCACGTTGTCAGCTTTACAATATATGGTGCAAGCATGCTGCTGTTATACCTGTGCTCGACCCTCGTGCACAGCTTCAAGGAAGGGAAACTGAAGGATTTGTTCGAATTTTTCGACCATTCCTCGATTTACATTTACATCGCGGGGACGTATACCCCGTTTCTGCTGGTAGCCGTTAGGGGACCGCTCGGCTGGAGCCTGTTTGGCACCGTCTGGGGGATCGCGCTGCTTGGCGTTGTGTTTAAAGCCTTTTTCGTCAAAAGATTCCTGTTCCTATCGACGTTTTTCTACTTGATTATGGGCTGGTTAATCGTGATTGCCTGGGGACCGCTGACCGCGGCGATGCCGCATCAAGGGATCGTCCTGCTGGTTGCAGGCGGGCTGGCGTATACGCTGGGAACGATATTTTATGTCTGGCGCGGATTTCCTTATCACCATGCGATCTGGCATCTGTTCGTCCTCGGCGGCAGCGTAACGCATTTCTTTGCGATATTGCTGTATCTCTTGCCGAATCATTAA
- the trmD gene encoding tRNA (guanosine(37)-N1)-methyltransferase TrmD: MRVDVLTLFPEMFAGVFGSSILGKAQDKGIVSFNAINFRDYAGNKHGTVDDTPYGGGGGMVLKPEPIFRAVEDLLGREIDGENGDTAKDPAAAAEPDLTPNPSVRPPRIILMCPQGETFTQKKAEELAQEDHLIFICGHYEGYDERIRQHLVTDELSIGDYVLTGGELPAMVVIDSVTRLLPGVLGNETSAVTDSFSTGLLEYPHYTRPVEFRGWRVPDILLSGHHANVDEWRRKEALRRTWERRPDLLEKVELSPKDLRWLEEIKANAPKGKD; the protein is encoded by the coding sequence ATGCGCGTGGATGTGTTGACCTTGTTTCCTGAAATGTTCGCCGGCGTATTTGGCAGCAGCATCCTCGGCAAAGCTCAGGACAAGGGCATTGTGTCATTCAACGCCATTAACTTCCGGGACTACGCGGGTAATAAACACGGGACTGTCGATGACACGCCTTATGGCGGCGGCGGAGGGATGGTGCTGAAGCCGGAACCGATTTTTCGTGCGGTTGAAGATTTGCTTGGACGGGAAATTGATGGGGAAAACGGAGATACAGCGAAAGATCCGGCAGCTGCTGCAGAACCTGACCTGACGCCAAACCCTTCCGTTCGTCCACCGCGCATTATCCTGATGTGTCCGCAAGGCGAGACGTTTACGCAAAAGAAGGCGGAAGAATTGGCCCAGGAAGATCACCTGATCTTTATTTGCGGCCATTATGAAGGATACGACGAACGGATTCGCCAGCATTTGGTCACCGACGAGTTATCGATCGGCGATTATGTGCTGACCGGCGGCGAGCTGCCGGCGATGGTTGTCATCGACAGTGTGACGCGCCTGCTGCCCGGGGTGTTAGGCAATGAAACAAGCGCGGTCACCGATTCGTTTAGCACCGGACTGCTGGAATACCCGCATTACACACGTCCCGTTGAGTTTCGCGGCTGGAGAGTGCCGGATATTCTGCTCAGTGGACATCATGCCAATGTCGATGAATGGCGGCGCAAGGAAGCGTTACGGCGGACGTGGGAGCGACGCCCCGATCTGCTTGAGAAGGTGGAGTTATCCCCTAAGGACTTGCGCTGGCTGGAAGAAATCAAAGCTAATGCTCCGAAAGGGAAGGATTAA
- a CDS encoding KH domain-containing protein: protein MEQLVGVIAKALVDHPDDVRVDVVEKDHLIVYELSVHPDDVGKVIGKQGRIAKALRTVVASAAVKMDKRVTVDIMS, encoded by the coding sequence ATGGAACAATTAGTCGGCGTTATTGCGAAGGCTCTTGTTGATCATCCGGACGACGTGCGCGTAGATGTCGTGGAGAAGGACCACCTGATTGTGTATGAGCTCTCCGTACATCCCGACGATGTAGGGAAGGTTATTGGCAAGCAGGGGAGAATCGCCAAGGCGCTTCGCACCGTCGTAGCATCGGCAGCGGTCAAGATGGATAAGCGGGTCACCGTGGATATCATGTCTTGA
- a CDS encoding serine hydrolase, with amino-acid sequence MSIKKLSRLAGIMISVCLGTASLGSPGLPVASASQTQAGKSVTVTVGGQSVAWTTKPLIYRGVTYAPLREAAEYLGAEVRWNTTKRAAELRVHGDTILHRAGTDLFSVNGNPLRIGVNSLDQGGVTLVPLRALAEVLKAEVDAVAMSGTMHVALTPDAATIRSSETEVADRYLQAQKYSGIAMIAKGDQILLRKGYGYDGDNQLVRADQKSRIGSLTKSFTAAAVMKLAEEGKLHLDDTLESYFPGFPSGDRITIHLLLSHLSGINPNFPRVAGLSLQDTIEAIRSKPLLSEPGSKFMYSNSGYVVLAGIIEKASGMSYGEYLKQSIWEPLGLKDTGEAKPSIPVLQGYVSAGDQLWAPAGPYISQSGTGTLYSTANDMLTWIASFETERVLSQASIDQMFTPYSEKNYGYGWMIQQENGTTRVFHNGSGTGYATGMSRELGGGYTIILLGNHAGMDTLTLMTELRKRLP; translated from the coding sequence ATGAGCATAAAAAAACTTTCCCGCCTGGCCGGCATCATGATATCTGTATGCCTTGGGACGGCTTCCCTCGGATCGCCGGGACTGCCAGTGGCTTCCGCTTCGCAGACGCAGGCGGGGAAATCCGTAACTGTGACCGTAGGGGGGCAATCCGTTGCCTGGACAACCAAGCCCCTCATTTATCGCGGCGTGACCTATGCCCCTTTGCGTGAAGCGGCGGAATACCTGGGTGCAGAAGTACGATGGAATACTACGAAACGTGCTGCCGAGCTTCGGGTACACGGGGACACGATCCTGCACCGCGCGGGGACGGATCTGTTCAGCGTCAACGGCAACCCGCTCCGGATCGGCGTAAATTCGTTAGATCAAGGCGGCGTCACCTTGGTGCCTTTGCGGGCTTTAGCCGAAGTGCTGAAGGCTGAGGTGGATGCCGTGGCAATGTCAGGAACGATGCACGTTGCCTTGACCCCGGACGCAGCGACAATCCGTTCTTCGGAAACCGAGGTAGCTGACCGCTATTTGCAAGCCCAGAAGTACTCCGGCATCGCAATGATTGCTAAAGGTGACCAGATCCTGCTGCGCAAAGGGTACGGATATGACGGCGATAACCAGCTCGTCCGGGCCGATCAAAAGTCGCGCATTGGATCGCTGACCAAATCGTTTACGGCGGCGGCCGTCATGAAGCTCGCGGAGGAGGGAAAGCTTCACCTAGACGATACATTAGAGTCGTATTTCCCCGGTTTTCCTAGTGGGGATCGGATTACTATTCACCTGCTGCTATCCCACCTGTCCGGCATCAACCCCAACTTTCCACGTGTTGCGGGCCTGTCCTTGCAAGATACCATCGAAGCGATCCGCTCCAAACCGCTGCTGAGTGAACCGGGCAGCAAATTTATGTACAGCAACAGCGGTTATGTCGTGCTGGCAGGGATCATCGAGAAAGCCTCGGGGATGAGTTATGGGGAATATCTGAAGCAGAGCATTTGGGAGCCGCTGGGTTTAAAAGACACCGGCGAAGCGAAGCCCTCGATTCCGGTCCTTCAGGGCTACGTTAGTGCCGGGGACCAACTCTGGGCGCCGGCCGGCCCTTATATCTCACAATCCGGGACCGGCACGTTATACTCCACTGCCAACGACATGTTGACGTGGATCGCCTCATTTGAAACGGAACGCGTACTTAGCCAAGCGTCGATCGACCAAATGTTCACCCCGTATTCTGAGAAAAATTACGGCTACGGCTGGATGATTCAGCAGGAAAACGGGACAACACGCGTCTTCCACAATGGCAGCGGTACCGGCTACGCCACCGGCATGTCCCGGGAGCTCGGCGGCGGGTATACGATCATCCTGCTCGGCAACCACGCCGGCATGGATACGTTGACGCTGATGACCGAGCTCAGAAAGCGGCTGCCTTAA